Proteins from one Ornithobacterium rhinotracheale genomic window:
- a CDS encoding polysaccharide deacetylase family protein, producing the protein MKKTLFLFSILSLLFFSCQKSGNGNTTNNQSSVEPQKQDEILVQTLKMGEDSAAYRFLASYPETKSYPFINEYEYNFAQDFETEFKKIMSENKSADSIVIPAAPIDFNQHFEVLQNNNNVIVFLIEREASYGNNFTKQFFTHYYDLKKKKKLRIENFFNNINDFRTFAEEARQVVTDTIKNKIFNNKKIPDAEKEQVFEAVKANIAEGTEATGENYKTMILLPNGDWKFIFDKYAVAPGYMGEITIEMPKAKMDTYLKSSFLNLVNNQPMQEEEEDENLPQQPEEVAVDCSKVPCVALTFDDGPSDYTPKLLDILKENDVKATFFVLGKSAQVQQKTIQRAYSEGHEIESHTWDHKDLKKLSAAKVQEEVDKTDEVLEELIGKKADYLRPPYGSINATVKKVVKKPFILWNIDPEDWRIKNSKTVAERLSKAEPNSILLAHDIHKTTVEAIPEVIKNLKAKGYHFVTVAQLLADQDLQNGKSYRFRKPKEGEAGAPTTTSTPTQKQSLN; encoded by the coding sequence ATGAAAAAAACATTATTTCTATTTAGCATTTTATCGCTCTTATTTTTCTCTTGCCAAAAAAGCGGAAATGGCAATACCACAAATAATCAATCTAGTGTAGAACCACAGAAACAAGATGAAATCTTAGTTCAAACTTTGAAAATGGGAGAAGATAGTGCAGCATACCGATTCCTTGCTTCCTATCCAGAAACCAAAAGCTACCCATTTATAAATGAATATGAATATAATTTTGCGCAGGATTTCGAAACAGAATTCAAAAAGATAATGAGCGAAAATAAATCGGCAGATTCAATTGTTATTCCTGCCGCTCCCATTGATTTTAACCAGCATTTTGAAGTATTACAGAACAATAATAATGTAATCGTTTTCTTAATCGAGCGCGAAGCATCATACGGAAACAATTTTACCAAACAATTTTTCACCCATTATTACGATTTAAAGAAAAAGAAAAAACTCAGAATCGAGAATTTCTTTAATAATATCAACGATTTTAGAACTTTTGCCGAAGAAGCAAGACAAGTCGTGACAGATACGATTAAAAACAAAATCTTTAATAATAAAAAAATCCCAGATGCGGAGAAAGAGCAAGTGTTCGAAGCGGTAAAAGCGAATATCGCAGAAGGCACCGAAGCAACGGGAGAAAACTACAAAACCATGATTTTGTTGCCAAATGGCGATTGGAAATTCATTTTTGATAAATATGCCGTAGCACCTGGCTATATGGGCGAAATCACCATTGAAATGCCGAAAGCTAAAATGGATACATACTTAAAGTCTTCATTTTTAAATTTAGTAAACAATCAGCCTATGCAGGAGGAAGAGGAAGATGAAAATCTACCTCAACAACCCGAAGAGGTAGCCGTAGATTGTAGCAAAGTGCCTTGTGTTGCACTTACATTCGATGATGGTCCTTCTGACTACACACCAAAATTGCTCGACATTTTAAAAGAAAATGATGTAAAAGCTACCTTTTTCGTACTTGGAAAATCAGCACAAGTGCAACAAAAAACTATCCAACGCGCCTATAGCGAAGGGCACGAAATCGAAAGCCACACTTGGGATCACAAAGATTTAAAGAAACTTTCTGCAGCCAAAGTGCAAGAAGAAGTGGACAAAACAGACGAAGTGCTGGAAGAATTAATCGGGAAAAAAGCTGATTATTTGCGTCCGCCCTATGGCTCTATCAACGCAACCGTGAAAAAAGTGGTAAAAAAACCATTTATTTTATGGAATATCGATCCAGAAGATTGGCGAATCAAAAACTCTAAAACCGTGGCAGAACGCTTGAGCAAAGCGGAGCCAAATTCAATTCTTTTGGCGCACGATATCCACAAAACTACGGTAGAAGCCATTCCTGAAGTCATTAAAAACTTGAAAGCAAAAGGATACCATTTTGTAACTGTGGCTCAATTGCTTGCCGATCAAGATCTACAAAACGGTAAATCCTATCGATTTAGAAAACCAAAAGAAGGCGAAGCGGGTGCGCCAACAACAACAAGCACCCCGACACAAAAACAAAGTCTGAATTAA